The window caaaaacaacaacaaccctttagtcttactgctaaattaaggacggctaccgcagatagtcgtcatgtagctttgcgtgaaaattcaaaacaaacacacacaaaaacagcagaaaaacatcTTTACAAAGTACCAGTTTCTACATCTGTTGATTGACCCAGTTTAATTTTTGTGACAAAGATTGACGATACTATAATTTAAAGTCTTGCCGgtcaattttagtattttatgagTTGATAAGATTATTGTTGTCAACAGAAATTGCTGGGTACAAAACAAGATTTTTTTTGCCTCCCTTCCTCTGGGCTATTTATGTCAAATATAGGACAAGTAGCCAAAGTTATCCTGAACCGTGACAAGTAGCTTAACTTCCATGACACCTGTCCCATGGAGAATAAGAAACATagcattttctttattattttaatatatctatattcaatttttatttaaataaaaattaaacacgaTTTTACCCCCTGAAAAATTTTTCTGGGGATGCCCATAGCCCCACCCTcttcaaactgtaaattataatccGAATTTTCGTATCGTACATTATTTAAtcacttaatttaaaagtaaatactaaagAAAGACACACTCAGACGTCGATTTTTGTGTGCCACGTGATATATTTAACGCAACTCATTGGCTCAAGtcaaatgtttgtaatgtcaGAATATAAGGTCTATAGTTTATTACGaattatgaactcaaattactgatattgaaaagttagaatataaagtaaaaaaccTCCTATATTTGCTACTCTCTCAGATATCGCTCACGTAGTGAATAAAAAACACAGTGACCCCCGCTCACCTCCTACCCTTTTGGAAACGGTCCCTTTTATATACTTACTTCTGTATGTGACATGTGAATagccaatcaaaagctcagaatgttccaTCAAGAGTTTTCTCAACCATTTTCGAATATAATGGCGGCGTCTCTTCCTTGAGAAACAAACCTTTATGCTCGTAAGTTGAGACTTTAGCCTGTtagagatttaattttttttagacaTAAATAGAACTTAGTTACTATACTTGATAAGCTGTAATGGTATCGATATAGTAATTCATGGTATTTCagttattcaaatgtatacaCCCCCAACCCCacagaaaaaaaagattattttctttcacattcttcgcggcctggcatggccaagcgcgttaaggcgtgcgactcgtaatctgagggtcgcgggttcgcatccccatagcgccaaacatgctcgccctcccagccgtgggggcgttataagtgacggtaaatcccactattcgttggtaaaagagtagcccaagagttggcggtgggtggtgatgactagctgctttccctctagtcttacactgctaaattagggacggctagcacagatagccctcgagtagctttgtgcgaaattccaaaacaaacacattcttcGCGTacaaaatttcttaaggcttagcaatCGAGTGCAAAAGACGAaactagaagatataattgtttattctacttatttatttactattctgtgttttaacaaaaataagtttaaaccTTTTTGGTAAATAGCAATatcgtatatacatatataatgcattataactgaaatgtgactgtattttacaaaatactagtccactaaaacagccaagacaggtcactttgtaattgtttgtttgttttgaatttcgctcaaagctactcaagggctaccagcgctagccgtccctaatttagcagtgtgagactagaggaaaggcagccagtcatcaccacccaccgccaactcttgggctactcttttaccaacgaatagtgggattgaccataccttataacgcctccacgggtgaaaggacgagcatgtttgttatgacggagagtcgaacccgcggccctcagattacgagttgagtaccttaaccgccTGGTCATGCCAAGTCATCATTTTGTAAATGCCAGTTTGATATTTTTGGATAAGATAACGAATGCACGTGGGCCACGTCGTTCTAACTTCTGTGAGGATGGCCAGCAATGGATAAAAGgccaatataataaaaagaatgaacctttaaattatttagacttaatatttgtgaaagaagaaaaatcataatttatatttttttcctattttttatGGTGATTCGTacgtgtgatttcttatagcaaaaccacatttcGCTATCTGTGTCTATCGacaggaatcgaatccctgattttagcgttgtaaatccgtagacttaccaatGTCCAATTAGGAGACTTTACGGTGATTACGAGATTTAGATCGATCACATCTGCTAAACACCAGAAGAGGTATTTTGAGTTtaatcttttattatatttctaaatctaaaaaaaagaaaagaaaaaaagtcgGTTTTACCTATCTGTTCTTTACGTTAAGatttaatattttcctaattttCAAATGACTTTAGTAAAATCAAATATAAGGCTTATTTAAGTTATTGTTAAACGTCAGCTTTCTTTGACTGACaaagaacaaacacaaaatactgaACACAACATAAAGTCACTGTCGTGCATCTGCCATGAGATAATCAGAAtagttatttttgtcttttaacaCGAAGTAATAGCTATAACTACGAGATGAGATCATATGAGGAAGTGTAAAAGCTCACCTTCGCAAGATGCAACACATTAAATTTGGACATTTTTGCAAAATGCTGGAGCATTAATATTAAAAGGACTCAACTCCAGCTGACCATTCTTCTCGTAAAGAATGCAGGTATCTACAGAAACTTCTAGTACTTTCTTTCTCTaccttgtcttttttttttttatatctggcTGCGATACTGGAAGTAGTTACTTTAATGGCGGTCAAGCACAAAGACATTGCTAATAGGTGTAGACAGAAAGAAAGTATAGGTTATAGACCTTACTCGGGGAGTTAGATTTTATACATTTACTCTACGTTACGAACTAGTCTCTTATTCATGAAGAAAagttaacaatatatttgttaaaaacccATTTTTGTTATCGTTAaaaagcatatttaaaaaaaaaatactgtaacgTAATCCTAATTTCAGATAACACtgtgttgttatttatatatttagagcCAGTTTTAATATTTCGTGATGGAATACTGAgctgtattttagttttaaagtaggtttaactaggattttttttccttttgttagaGCTGTCCATCTTCagatatataaatgtgttttctaTATACACACAAAGCTGTAATATATAACACTGAATTATTTTACGTGACGAtggaattattatatatatatatatatatatataaatgttgccTAATATTTGATACATTAAGTCTGTTATTTctaagcatggccaggtgggttaaggcgttcgactcctaatccgagggtcgcgggttcgaatcccagtcgcaccaaacatgctcgctctttcagccgtgagggcgttataaggtgttggccaatcccactattcgttggtaaaagagtagcccaagagatggcggtgggtggtgatgactaactgccttccttctactcttacactgctaaattatggacggctagcgaagatagccctcgagtagctttgcgcgaaattcaaacaaactgttatttctaACCAGTAATTAAAAATCCCATTCCACACGCTTCAGTTAACTGAAACAAATAGAGACTACagtaacatttaaatgaaatagattttctgaaatattatttcagtgatacagttaacaaaacaaacacccaAAAAACTCATAATTTCTTTCTTCGTAATCTGGAAACATTCAAACTTATTGTTTAAGGTTATttcaaatctttaaaatattagatGGCGCTAGCATTCAAGGTTATACATTGTAGTAATCCGCGTTCTTTCGTTTAAGGAGTGAAGTTTGAAATACATTAAGCcaagtatttaacatttaattaatttataatgtatgcatttttcaactttataataactgtatcagtatattttcatatttagacAACTTTAGTGCTTTCAATTAAGAAACTAGTTAGTCTAGTGGATGAACACACTAAACATTAGATCAATATATTTGCCTACAGTAATGTTACAGACAACGGCGTTTGTTATTACTTGTGTTAGGGCAATGTGAAGTGTTGTCCAATTTTATTTGTGTTGTCGATGGTTTTAAATTCAGCGTACGGAGGGTTTTCATATCGTAGAGGCTGAAAAACATCTATCTCAACAATTATTAAGAAATTATGAACGAAGTGGGAGTTATTTACTCCAATGACATATTCTCTTACTGCGAAATAGATCGAAGAAAATTGACTTCAGCTGATACCGTAGACAGCAGGAAACAAGATTGAATTGGAAACGTCAGAGCCATCTAGAGACTTAaaagtaagttatatatatatatattgatacgAAAAACAGAAAAGCAATTGTAGAGAggagatattaaaaaaaattgtcatgGAGGTTATTTCATGTGCAAATCACATAAAAAATCGCAGAGGAAGATacaagcaaaaaaagaaaaaatggaaacctTATGATAAACTTTCTTGGAAAGAAAAACTAGAAGTGGAGGAAAGAGAAACAAGAAGAGCAAATAGAATTAGGGCAGTAATGGTATCTCATGGACTACCCTTAGCACCATATAACACAACACAGTTTCTGATGGATGACCATTACATTCAAGagcctaattttgaagtaataaataacGGACATAGAAACAGCCATCATGACTACAGTGGAGATTCTGATGAATTTTACAACTCTCCTGAAGATGAAGATGTTTTTTTACAGAAACAGTTTTCAGAAGTTTACGATGACATTCACGCCGAGTGTTTGAATTCTATGTCAAAAAATGAACTTATTCGAGAATACATGCAACTTGAAGACCGCGTTGAAGCACTGGAACTGGAACTGAAGGACGTAAAAGCAGAAAGTATTTCGTTAGAAAGTGTGAGTGATAGTGAAGCTCAAACCTTGGAGGTAAATGAAAGAGAGCAGTTAGAAAAAATTAGAATCTTCcgtgaagaaataaaacaactcaCCGAGGAAAACATGCTATTacgaaaagaaaatgaaagaatgaAGAAAATGGCAGGCGGCACGTCGATTTAATAACATAATTGTGTTGTATATTGCAAAGTCGTTTTATTTGTACAAGTTTTTTCGGCTAAcaaatggtttaaaataaaacaacaaatataaatgcATTCTAAAAGGAATTGAGAGTAAGAAGCAAATAGGAATATTAACagtaatacaaaatgtaaaataattatatttatctagaataaaattttagtttattatacatgttttatGATCTTTGTTTATGCTTTTATTCGTGTCAGTATTTGGAGAAGCGttgtttgttatgttacttttttattgtatcatgatattaatataagtttatttctGGTGAAAGCAATAACTGAAAGTTAAACaacattttgtacagtttatttgtttcactaattAACAGAAAGTGCA of the Tachypleus tridentatus isolate NWPU-2018 chromosome 13, ASM421037v1, whole genome shotgun sequence genome contains:
- the LOC143237268 gene encoding protein HEXIM1-like, yielding MEVISCANHIKNRRGRYKQKKKKWKPYDKLSWKEKLEVEERETRRANRIRAVMVSHGLPLAPYNTTQFLMDDHYIQEPNFEVINNGHRNSHHDYSGDSDEFYNSPEDEDVFLQKQFSEVYDDIHAECLNSMSKNELIREYMQLEDRVEALELELKDVKAESISLESVSDSEAQTLEVNEREQLEKIRIFREEIKQLTEENMLLRKENERMKKMAGGTSI